One stretch of Streptomyces sp. 135 DNA includes these proteins:
- a CDS encoding tellurium resistance protein — protein sequence MASRPVHFIWMLDCSGSMGVNGKIGELNFAIREAIPEMQQAAQSNPAASLLVRAITFASGASWHVSEPTPVDRFSWEDVHIYGGTDMGAAFKLAAGALQTPPMPQRALPPVLALASDGQPTDDWRAGLRAIDATPWGKRAVRVAVAIGDDADKSMLKEFLGNPELEPLQAKNPRQLAAAIRWMSTAVVKDASTPKVDDGAKPATPLDVPSMTKGEDDIW from the coding sequence ATGGCCAGCCGCCCCGTGCACTTCATCTGGATGCTCGACTGCTCGGGCTCCATGGGCGTGAACGGCAAGATCGGCGAGCTGAACTTCGCCATCCGCGAGGCCATCCCCGAAATGCAGCAGGCCGCCCAGTCCAACCCCGCCGCCTCGCTCCTCGTACGGGCCATCACCTTCGCCAGCGGGGCGAGCTGGCACGTCAGCGAACCCACCCCCGTCGACCGGTTCTCCTGGGAGGACGTGCACATCTACGGCGGCACCGACATGGGCGCCGCGTTCAAACTGGCGGCGGGCGCGCTCCAGACCCCGCCCATGCCGCAGCGCGCCCTGCCGCCCGTGCTCGCCCTGGCCTCCGACGGCCAGCCCACCGACGACTGGCGCGCCGGGCTGCGCGCCATCGACGCCACCCCGTGGGGCAAGCGGGCCGTGCGCGTCGCCGTGGCCATCGGCGACGACGCGGACAAGAGCATGCTCAAGGAGTTCCTCGGCAACCCCGAACTGGAGCCGCTCCAGGCGAAGAACCCCCGCCAGCTCGCCGCCGCCATCCGCTGGATGTCCACCGCGGTCGTCAAGGACGCGTCCACCCCGAAGGTCGACGACGGCGCGAAGCCCGCGACGCCGCTCGACGTACCGTCGATGACCAAGGGCGAAGACGACATCTGGTGA
- a CDS encoding protein phosphatase 2C domain-containing protein, with translation MTGPQTATGPDPVSGAQTPAAPWALLSGAVKGVAKKYSQDRGVALAVAGGRAVVLAVADGHGSAAHFRSDLGALWAVEEFTACARAFAREVVRVGGDAAGWTALREEARRLPQQVGHRWHERALLYDRNSPAHGARSLPAGRGATERDRKEPPDLAAYGSTLIGAVLTEGMVFCWQLGDGDIVLVDDAGAPHTPLFTGPDMGDETDSLCEPEPWRKMRSHWQPFTGGVPPCVLLSTDGLSKSFADHQGFLDFATGVSDRAARHGAAAVQTQLPDWLARAATYSGDDTTLMGAIAAPPQRSDET, from the coding sequence GTGACCGGACCGCAGACGGCGACCGGACCGGATCCGGTGTCCGGCGCCCAGACGCCGGCCGCGCCCTGGGCGCTGCTCAGCGGCGCGGTCAAGGGAGTGGCGAAGAAGTACAGCCAGGACCGCGGCGTCGCCCTGGCCGTCGCCGGGGGCCGCGCGGTCGTCCTCGCGGTCGCCGACGGGCACGGCAGCGCCGCCCATTTCCGCAGCGACCTCGGGGCGCTCTGGGCCGTCGAGGAGTTCACCGCGTGCGCGCGGGCCTTCGCACGCGAGGTGGTCCGCGTCGGCGGTGACGCCGCCGGCTGGACCGCGCTGCGCGAGGAGGCGCGCCGCCTGCCCCAGCAGGTCGGCCACCGCTGGCACGAGCGTGCCCTGCTGTACGACCGCAACTCGCCCGCGCACGGCGCCCGTTCGCTGCCGGCCGGGCGCGGGGCCACGGAGCGCGACCGCAAGGAACCACCGGACCTCGCCGCCTACGGAAGCACCCTCATCGGCGCGGTCCTCACCGAGGGCATGGTGTTCTGCTGGCAGCTGGGCGACGGGGACATCGTGCTCGTCGACGACGCGGGCGCCCCGCACACCCCGCTCTTCACCGGCCCCGACATGGGCGACGAGACCGACTCGCTCTGCGAGCCCGAGCCCTGGCGCAAGATGCGCTCGCACTGGCAGCCGTTCACGGGCGGCGTCCCGCCGTGCGTGCTGCTCTCCACCGACGGGCTCTCCAAGAGCTTCGCCGACCACCAGGGGTTCCTGGACTTCGCCACCGGCGTCAGCGACCGCGCCGCCCGGCACGGCGCGGCGGCGGTCCAGACCCAGCTCCCGGACTGGCTGGCGCGGGCCGCCACGTACTCCGGGGACGACACGACCCTCATGGGCGCCATCGCGGCGCCCCCGCAGCGCAGCGACGAGACGTGA
- a CDS encoding GTPase-associated protein 1-related protein, with protein sequence MAIRRLSYRLVQEPDTGAVRPIPAEPGEHQQQGEIREFGAAVERIIGAGSGLSYSLLPDGGRLLCAALPGRRVEALHLGADTPGPGPVWPIDTWRSAAWDPGAAETLAAGFVESELPVPEAHFDRARLVDFARAHADRVAPFLTDVRRLFDDPAGRQIVLIEEDPETVAHWVALACASLPEAYVPALTFTTGTTDPHGAPQQIIGIGPAAGFDRADEATVTYLYRVHDGTGGPQSPPAEFDAWAELAAERWISGNPPRPAPGAAVRAGDAFALLPLISGGIGTGTGTGKGTEAGAGGEGAAGALSGTGLAGLGGDRLRKVFDALTRSVVRGEADARTLDALERLCRGLEGEQTLAARSLALALVKHHLDAPRAHDALPDLTLFEGLPLGQEAWRQLREEYGDRADDALRRSLRGPVPTWAEPLRLALAVGADGGPGLAEAMDRLASSLLRPDRRDCAHAVRVLEEVDHLPFTHRVLRLLIVDFTDRKLDRLRELARSPQGDWLRRHIDEAPLTVRLAEAAARWTGPPDHLRGAELFRRLTELLPGQRVTDVTTLRLLWHIVWGNTPPDRAEQPWIARTCTPRLIVEADLGRRIIGWLGDPDRCDPELVGFARDMRDDGLLGATDRHTADLLVTAQDLADGRLGVTRSSLERLEELFRKVSPKSPILRQGIGERVGRALAGANPLDVCEHGLRLLFTAGPELLGTYRAYFLDERTRDRLLRELPHRAAELAAYFHVWRPRRRHGVSEDWRRTAAELLDEVLAPVLVHVDEHHLGRVATVLQRENQDVQEWTAWRHQIKQRYA encoded by the coding sequence CGGCCGCCTCCTGTGCGCGGCGCTGCCCGGCCGGCGCGTGGAGGCGCTGCACCTCGGCGCCGACACCCCGGGGCCCGGGCCCGTCTGGCCGATCGACACCTGGCGCTCCGCCGCCTGGGACCCGGGCGCCGCGGAGACGCTCGCCGCGGGGTTCGTCGAGTCCGAACTTCCCGTGCCCGAGGCGCATTTCGACCGCGCTCGCCTCGTGGACTTCGCCCGGGCGCACGCGGACCGCGTCGCGCCCTTCCTCACCGACGTGCGCCGCCTCTTCGACGACCCCGCGGGCCGCCAGATCGTCCTGATCGAGGAGGACCCCGAGACCGTGGCCCACTGGGTCGCCCTCGCCTGCGCCTCGCTGCCCGAGGCCTACGTCCCCGCGCTGACGTTCACCACCGGGACCACCGACCCGCACGGCGCCCCGCAGCAGATCATCGGGATCGGCCCGGCCGCCGGGTTCGACCGCGCCGACGAGGCGACGGTCACGTACCTGTACCGCGTGCACGACGGCACCGGCGGCCCCCAGAGCCCGCCCGCCGAGTTCGACGCCTGGGCCGAGCTGGCCGCCGAGCGGTGGATCTCCGGGAACCCGCCGCGCCCCGCGCCCGGCGCTGCGGTACGCGCCGGTGACGCCTTCGCGCTGCTCCCGCTCATCTCCGGCGGGATCGGGACGGGTACCGGGACCGGAAAAGGGACCGAGGCCGGGGCCGGTGGCGAGGGCGCGGCGGGTGCCCTCTCGGGCACCGGTCTCGCGGGACTCGGCGGTGACCGCCTGCGCAAGGTCTTCGACGCCCTCACCCGGTCCGTGGTGCGGGGCGAGGCCGACGCCCGCACCCTGGACGCGCTCGAACGCCTCTGCCGAGGCCTGGAGGGCGAACAAACCCTCGCCGCCCGGTCGCTGGCACTCGCCCTGGTCAAGCACCATCTCGACGCCCCCCGCGCCCACGACGCCCTGCCCGACCTGACCCTCTTCGAAGGGCTGCCGCTCGGCCAGGAGGCCTGGCGGCAGCTGCGCGAGGAGTACGGCGACCGTGCCGACGACGCCCTGCGCCGCAGTCTGCGCGGCCCCGTCCCCACCTGGGCGGAGCCGCTGCGGCTCGCCCTCGCCGTGGGCGCCGACGGCGGCCCCGGACTCGCCGAGGCCATGGACCGGCTCGCGAGCAGCCTGCTCCGCCCCGACCGGCGCGACTGCGCGCACGCCGTGCGGGTCCTCGAAGAGGTCGACCACCTCCCCTTCACCCACCGGGTGCTGCGCCTGCTCATCGTGGACTTCACCGACCGCAAGCTCGACCGCCTGCGAGAACTGGCCCGTTCCCCGCAGGGCGACTGGCTGCGGCGGCACATCGACGAGGCCCCGCTCACCGTCCGCCTCGCCGAGGCCGCCGCCCGCTGGACCGGGCCGCCGGACCACCTGCGCGGAGCCGAACTCTTCCGGCGGCTCACCGAACTCCTGCCCGGACAGCGGGTCACGGATGTCACGACGCTGCGGCTGCTGTGGCACATCGTGTGGGGCAACACCCCGCCGGACCGCGCCGAGCAGCCCTGGATCGCCCGCACCTGCACGCCCCGCCTGATCGTCGAGGCGGACCTCGGCCGCCGCATCATCGGCTGGCTCGGCGACCCGGACCGCTGCGACCCCGAACTGGTCGGCTTCGCCCGCGACATGCGCGACGACGGCCTGCTCGGCGCCACCGACCGCCACACCGCCGACCTGCTCGTGACCGCCCAGGACCTGGCCGACGGCCGCCTCGGCGTCACCCGGTCCTCGCTCGAGCGCCTCGAGGAGCTGTTCCGCAAGGTCTCGCCGAAGAGCCCGATCCTGCGGCAGGGCATCGGCGAGCGGGTGGGCCGCGCCCTCGCCGGGGCGAACCCCCTCGACGTGTGCGAGCACGGACTGCGGCTGCTGTTCACCGCCGGACCCGAACTGCTCGGGACCTACCGCGCGTACTTCCTCGATGAGCGCACCAGGGACCGCCTCCTGCGCGAACTGCCGCACCGAGCAGCCGAGTTGGCCGCATACTTCCATGTCTGGCGGCCCCGGCGGCGGCACGGCGTCAGCGAGGACTGGCGCAGGACCGCCGCGGAACTGCTCGACGAGGTCCTCGCCCCCGTCCTCGTACACGTGGACGAGCACCACCTCGGCCGCGTGGCCACCGTCCTCCAGCGCGAGAACCAGGACGTACAGGAATGGACGGCATGGCGCCACCAGATCAAGCAGCGGTACGCGTGA
- a CDS encoding serine/threonine-protein kinase, whose amino-acid sequence MVNGMLAAGKTLVAESGEKLKVAELFGSGGQGEVYRVTTPTGDQAVKWYYPQLADARQREILEGLIAKGWDDPRFLWPRSMVMDPEGKLPGFGYLMDVRPARFCDLPALFRRDPSVSAATMRTLVTVALHTVEAYRALHSRGIAYRDINWGNIFFDPRTGDVLICDNDNAVVEGAEAGVAGTMDFMAPELVRGEKGKQPGTQSDLHSLAVLLFLLLMNDHPFNGALALNIRCMDEAAKRRLYGTDPVFVYDPSDTRNRPVPGEQPTVEATWAALPKILRDLFIDTFTKGLRNPAVRVRETVWRDALSQVLDAITQCGVCGKQNLTQPDGAPPACWKCRTTLTLPPRLELVTGTGTLRSRRGIRLAPSARVYAHHLRDDPDRHDFSAVVGEVTEHPRQRGRFGLTNRTKSVWTARKEDGTVRDVEPGKTIALRSGLLIEFGSGTEAVVKE is encoded by the coding sequence ATGGTGAACGGCATGCTCGCCGCCGGAAAGACCCTGGTGGCCGAGTCGGGGGAGAAGCTGAAGGTCGCCGAGCTCTTCGGCTCCGGCGGCCAGGGCGAGGTCTACCGCGTCACGACACCCACCGGTGACCAGGCGGTGAAGTGGTACTACCCCCAGCTGGCCGACGCCCGCCAGCGGGAGATCCTCGAAGGGCTCATCGCCAAGGGGTGGGACGACCCCCGCTTCCTGTGGCCCCGCTCCATGGTCATGGACCCCGAGGGCAAGCTGCCCGGCTTCGGTTACCTCATGGACGTACGGCCCGCACGCTTCTGCGACCTGCCCGCGCTCTTCCGCCGCGACCCCTCGGTGTCCGCGGCGACCATGCGCACCCTGGTCACCGTGGCGCTGCACACCGTCGAGGCCTACCGCGCGCTGCACTCCCGGGGCATCGCCTACCGCGACATCAACTGGGGCAACATCTTCTTCGACCCGCGCACCGGCGACGTCCTGATCTGCGACAACGACAACGCCGTCGTGGAGGGCGCCGAGGCCGGCGTCGCGGGCACGATGGACTTCATGGCGCCCGAGCTGGTCCGCGGCGAGAAGGGCAAACAGCCCGGCACCCAGAGCGACCTGCACTCCCTGGCCGTGCTGCTCTTCCTGCTCCTGATGAACGACCACCCGTTCAACGGCGCCCTCGCGCTGAACATCCGCTGCATGGACGAGGCGGCCAAGCGCCGGCTGTACGGCACCGACCCCGTCTTCGTCTACGACCCGTCCGACACCCGCAACCGCCCCGTGCCCGGCGAGCAGCCGACCGTCGAGGCGACGTGGGCCGCGCTGCCGAAGATCCTGCGCGACCTGTTCATCGACACGTTCACGAAGGGACTGCGCAACCCGGCGGTGCGGGTGCGCGAGACGGTGTGGCGCGACGCGCTCAGCCAGGTCCTCGACGCCATCACGCAGTGCGGCGTCTGCGGCAAGCAGAACCTCACGCAGCCGGACGGCGCGCCCCCCGCCTGCTGGAAGTGCCGCACCACGCTCACCCTGCCGCCCCGCCTCGAACTGGTCACCGGCACCGGTACGCTGCGCAGCCGCCGCGGCATCAGGCTCGCCCCGAGCGCCCGCGTCTACGCCCACCACCTGCGGGACGACCCCGACCGGCACGACTTCTCCGCCGTGGTCGGCGAGGTCACCGAACACCCGCGGCAGCGCGGCCGGTTCGGCCTCACCAACCGTACGAAGTCCGTGTGGACGGCCCGCAAGGAGGACGGGACCGTACGGGACGTGGAGCCGGGCAAGACGATCGCTCTGCGGTCGGGGCTGCTCATCGAGTTCGGCAGCGGCACGGAGGCCGTGGTCAAGGAGTGA